The genomic stretch TTATAGCATTCAAGCTCTCAGCAAATCTTCTAAAGAATGGATGGTCCTCTTTGTCTGAGCGTCCATCTGCGAATGATAAGCATAACTCAACCATAACTTGGTTCCCAAGGCTTCCTACAAACTCTCCCAAAACCTCGAAGTGATCCTAGGATCTCCATCTTAAACAATACTCAaaggaataccatgcaaactgaCAATCCTCTCGATATACACATCCGTCATCTTCTGCAAAAAATAACTAGTCTTTATCGGAATGAAATGAACTAATTTAGTCATACTATCCACCATAACCCAAATTGAATCACTTCTCTTAGAAGTCTTAGGAAAACTCGTCACAAAGTCCATAGGAATGTTGTTCTACTTCCACTCAGGAATACTCAATTGTTTCATCAATCCTGATGGCTTATGATGCTTAATTGTcgacttttgacaagtcaaacaagaataaacaaactCAACAACACCCTTCTTCATACctggccaccaaaacatcttctaaGGTTCTGATACATCTTCGTAGCACTGGGATGAATACTCACCCACTCCTatgaccttcctcaagaatcTCCTTCTTAAACTCTGGAAAATATGGAACACAAACTCTATCACGGAACCTCATAACCTCATTCTCGTCAATTCTGAAATCTACCTATTTACCTTGATTGATCAAAACCAATCGATCAATCAATCCCAAGTCGACTTTCTAACATTCTATGATTTCTTCAAGAATACCACTATTTAGCTTTAACATATCCAACTTCACACTATTAGGAGTCATCTCACACAATAAAATAAGACCTATGAATTGTTCAATCAAATCCAACTATAGAACCATAAGCGTCGACATATGCAAAGactttctacttaaagcatctGTTATGACATTGGCTTTACCAGAATGGTAactcaaaccaaaatcataatccttcagaaatttAAGCCATCTCCTCTACCTCATATTCAAATccttctgatcgaacaagtacttcaaactcttatgatcactgaacacttcaaATCTATATCCAaacagataatgcctccaaaCTTTAAGCATAAACACCATAGatgccaactctaaatcatggGTAGAATAATTCCTCTCAcgaaccttcagttgtctcgaagcatacACAACAACCTGACTATTATGCATTAGCACACCACATAAacccatcttcgaagcatcacaatacacgACAAAAGATTCACTTGGACTTGGCAAAATCAAAACTGGCACCGACGTCAACTTCTTATTGAGTTCTTGAAAACTCTCTTCACACTGAACATTCCATACATAAGCTTGACCTTTTCGAGTCAATTGAGTCAAAGGAAAATCTAACTTCGGAAAGCCTTCTATAAACCTTCTATAGTAACCAGTCAAACCCATAAAATTTATGATCTCAATAACAAACTTAGGAGTCTCCCACTGTAACACGACATCGACCTTAGACAGATCAACTAAtataccaccactagaaatcacatgaccaaggaaactcacttaTTTCAACCAGAACTCAAACTTGGACAACTTAGCATAAACCTTTTTCTCTTGCAAAGTTTGTATCATCACTCTTAGATATTCTGCACGATATTCATCTACCTTCGAATACACTAAAATATTATCGATGAACACAACCACAAACTGGTCAAGTaaggatggaaaatcctattcatatactccatgaacaCACCTAGCGTATTAGACACACCGAACGACATCACTGAATAGTCGTAGTTACCATATCGAGTTCTAAATGCAATCTTTTGAATATCTTCTGAacgcaaatcaatcttactgaaaacgCAAGAACCAACTAACTAATCCATCAAATAATCAATTATTGAAAGAGGATACGTGTTCTTGATAGTAACCTTATTCAATTATTGATAATCAAACCACAACCTAATGCTACCgtctttcttcttaaccaataacaccAACGCTCCCCACAATGAAATGATGGGTtgaacaaacttcttctcaagtaaaTCCTCTAATTGTTTCTTCAACTCACTCAACTCTGAAAAATACATTCTATAAGGTTCCATTGACATTGAACTAGTACCAAGTACTAAGTTTATGAATAAATCAATCTCGCGCTCTAGAGGGAAATCACTAACATCGTCTGGAAAATCATGCACAACAAGTAGATTACCAATCATAACTTTTCTTTCAAGGACTCATCCACTTGCTTAGCAGACATAGACATCAGATCTTCACCTTCTTTGAACTTTGGAAATAACAAGGACTTTTCGAAATAGTTGATATGAACATGGTTGAACTCCAACCAGTTtattcccaagataacatcaagTTGAATTAACGGTAAGCAAACTAAGTTAATACTAAAGTCTTTACCATAGATAATCAAATGGAAACTGAAACAAACCCACGAAGTAGACACCAAACAATTATTTGGGGTATCAACAACCATACTCCCAACAATAGAAGACACTTCTAGATTCAAATTTCTAGCACACAAGAGATATGAACGAATGCATCACACCCGTGTCAATCATAGAAATACGAGAAACATTATTATTAAAGCACGTACCTCGAATCAAGTTATCAAACCTATTGGAAAAAATAGGTAAAAGTTGTTATGTTTTATTCGTCAGCCTTAGGATGGTTTATATAGTGAGGATACAATTATTATAATTGATTTTCTCCTTAatggagaataaagaaaaataaaggtagtATTAAAGGAAATAATGAAAccggaaataatatattttccaacacccccccccccctcaagTTGGTGCATAGATATCTATCATGCCCAACTTGTCTATCAAATACTCAAAAGTAGGTATTGTCAAACTTTTGGTCCGGATATTCGCAGTTTGTTGACTTGAAGTCACGAAGGATAGACATATGATTCCCGCATCTAACTTCTCCTTTATGAAGTGTCGATCAATCTCGATATGCTTGGTTCTTTCATGTTGAATTGGATTATGAGCTATGCTAATAGCATCTTTACTTTCAGAGTACAATTTCAATGGAAGCTCAATTTTCGTCTTAAGTTCTTCTAGGACTCTAAGGATACATAATCCTTCACAAATACCTTGAGACATAGCTCTAAACTCGGCCTCTGCATTACTCCTTGCTACaactccttgtttcttgctcctCCATGTCACAAGATTACCCCAAACATAGGTACAATATCCAGAGGTTGATCTTCTATCTGTGGCTGAACCTGCCCAATCGGCATCGGTGAAGATAGACACATTTCTTTCACTAGTCTTCTTAAAAAATAATCATTTTCTAGGATTTCCCTTCAAATATCTCAGTATCCTATAGATTGCCTTAAGATGTTCCTCGAAAGGAGAATGCATAAACTGACTCACTACACTAACTAAGAAAGCAATATCAGGTCGGGTGTGTGACAAATAAATCAGTTTCCCAACCAATCTCTGATATCTCCCAGTATCAAAAGAAACATTACCTTCTCCCCAAAGTTTAGCATTAGGATCCATAGGGGTATCTGCAGGACGACATCCACTCATTCATGTTCCTTTCAACAAGTCTATAATGTATTTCTGTTGTGAAACCACAATGCCATTTTTTGACCGAGCAACCTCCATACCTAGAAAATATCACAAGACTTCTAAGGTGGATTTTACTATTACAAGAGTTTTACCTGGTAATCAAGGATAAAAGAGGCACGGAAAATGTCGTGGCCGAtcacttgtcaagaatggaaggTATTGAACCTGAACGAGTGCCTATAAACGATGATTTTCCGTACTAAAGACTCATAGCCCAATTGGAAAGCAGTACAACTAAAGATGTGTTAACCCATAAGGATACCAAAACAAACGAAGTAATGGAAGCAATTTACACTGAAACCATATTACCATGGTATGCTGACTTCGTCAATTACTTAGCAGCTAGGGTGCTTCCGCCAGACTTGAGCTACCAACAAAATAAAAAATTCTTCCACGATCTTAAACACTACTATTGGGATGAGCCTATACTTTTCAAGAAAGGCGCCGACGGTATTTTCCATCGATGTGTCCCAGAAGATGAGGTAGAAAACGTAATTTCCCATTGTCATTATGCTCCTTGCGGAGGACACGCAAACACCTCGAAGACTTGCACTAAGATCTTGCAAGCTGGCCTCTTTTGGCCCACTCTGTAGAAAGATGTCCACCTCGCGATCACAAATTGCAACCGGTGTCAACGCACTGGCAACATATCTAGACGCGACGAAATGCCGcttaaaggcattttggaagtagaagtcttcgatgtttgaggaatagattttatgggacctttcccatcttcttttggtaacaaaTACATCCTTGTTGGGGTTgattacgtatcaaaatggattgaggccatagcctctccaacaaacgacacacgagtggtaattagactctttaagcgaataatcttccctagattcggagtaccgagacttgtcatcagtgatggtgactcccattttatttcaaaaatatttgaaaagCTATTAGTGAAATATGAAGTCTGGCATCGCGTAGCAACACCCTACCACCCacaaacgagtgggcaagtagaagtctcaaattgagaaatcaaacaaatcttagaaaagacagtttccacctctaggaaagattggtcctcgaaattaccagaagccctgtgggcatataggacaacttataagaccccaataggaaccacaccttttaagctagtttatggaaaatcatgtcatctgccggtagaattagaacataaagcataCTGGGTcattaagacccttaatctcaattatactGCCGCAGGCGAGaaaagaatattagatatccacgaactagaagaacttaggttagatgcgtatgagaatgcccgaatctataaagaaagaacaaaaaaatggCACGACAATCTCATATTAAGGAAAGAGTTTAAGGAAGGTGACAAAGTACTCCTATTTAACTCTCACCTCAGACTCTTTCCCGGAAAACTTCGTTCTAGATGGTCTGGTCCCTTCGAAATTACCAATATCTTTCTGAATAGAGCAATAGAAATAACAGGAAAAAGGAGCGAACCATTAATAGTGAATAGCCAACGTTTGAAATATTACCACAACGGTGATAACAACGATTTCATTGCGAATCTTAAGTTTGCAGAGCCTCACGCTCATTCGAAAGAATATCAGTTATCCTATTTCTGTCGAGCTTACGACAATAAACAAAGCActtggtgggagacaacccacactcTGCCTTTAACTATTTAATTTCATCATAAATTTATAATTACTACTATTGCTTAATCTTcatttctttgttttcttttttatttatttttcataaagTTAATCAGTACATTTCTGTATTATTGACCGTTACTAACTTAATGCTACTATCTACTTGATTTTATCTAGCCACTGACTatcacaatgcaacaagtagattacatggatatagtcttcaGAGGCAGAGCTCAAAGGAGACGTTTTGAGACTCTATTTCAGAGAGAAATGACAATAACCTTATACCTAGATGAACCAACCATGACCAAATTAGGTATAATAGACAGTGTCATGTTCCTAATCAACTAACTAGACTGGGACACCTTCGCTATCAAGAGGAAATATAGTTACATCACTAAGTTGACTCTAGAATTTCTAAGCTCCCTAGTGTACCTACCAAACCATGGTATGGGATTTAACAAAGGCCTAATCACCTTTAGGTTGTTTGACAAAGACTATCGCTACACCCACAGAGAAATGGCTGAACTCCTAGGATGTCCTAATGGCCCTGATACCTTTACCATTATCTAGGAAGACATACTTATGGAAAACCAATTAGACCTCTTTTGGGGTAGCATCACTGGAAACAACCATCCCGAGCCAGACCTTATGCAATCATAGAATATCCATAACCCTGCGATTCGTTACTTccataagatcctagctcacaccttGTTTGGAAAGGAAAAGAACAGAACCTTAGTGTCCAGAGATGAACTATTTATAATGTACTGTGCATCATAGGCCCGACCTGTTAACGCTGCTACATTTATGATAGCCAATCTATACTGTATAACACATGAAGACTATGGACCAATCTAAGTGGGaggcttagtgaccatgatagcacatacaatgggactacattacccagtagttagggttatacgatCTATGAACATCCGATTTTGTGTCAACACCGGTATCATTAGAAACCTATGTCTGGATATGTTTGAATTCTTCATTAACAGCCAACTAGTACACCTGTTTACCCTGCCATACCCTAggacgagtgtacatgataggaacaatcgactctatgatttggatggaccaccaCCCTAAATCCATGCTCACCCTGACAATTATCTCTCTGATGCTGAATCACATGCCCCAGTTATACCTGttgtgaaggagaattgccatccaaggcgcaacggagtttaaaaatttctccatttagtgatccttacgaatgggcatgatcagtgatagaatcgttacctcttgtggcgattcaaacctttggtgcagatctcttgtaacgatcaaaaccttggatacaaatccacggagcgatcacgaacgttgaacgatgacaacgtctctactcagtccacatgaacgggttccttcaatctcagtgctagctggtacgaatgaaggctttgagtgagagagagagagggaaaagaaattccaagtcttcacttgagtctcagttacaatgcttctacccaagggttctatttatagaaccacttgtgtgggcttcaagctaaaagcccacttaagtgtattttggcccatatcttataatatgcccaaatcacttaagcgtgtggtaccttaccatatttcgtattccacttaagtgcaccgtaccttacgatgttccttagttactctatttgtcatcaatccgtcctttgtgtgtgaccctgtaggttttcgcgacgttggcaattatattaaatcacgcatttaacataataaacagtgagcggtatctagcaacacatcactgctacccaagtcacgaaaatgtcatgtgatctaacaaaacctcatgtgataataattatgtgcataattacccctttgcccttatgtctatattgaacacaaggtatagaccgtgtcatccttgtccagttcaatattgggcccatagacatttatcctgttacgcgggatgggcaaattccatctaggtcactcatgtccctcagcatgcttcgtggagtacccatcaactgtctttatggttatccagttacggacaacgttggatcaacaataaagcactcgactctacatctaggatccatagtggtttcaggtcgaagagtggtatacaccattatcaccatgagaataacttatgacactttgcataactttctatatagtattctcatagcgggtcaatccggtataaatattactcctaatattcatacctatgtttaagacttgataactctttatccatgatccatgagatgttatcatcagtctacaaacataatagtcttaatgctttaatgttatcccacttcataataaagctcgactacggatactttaagaatagtgtccttatgtttaatgtgatctcatgattaagtcatacttgatacattaaacatactagctattctagggactttattaatcaaacataataaagaaaaagccttttaataattaataaataattcgatacaagtaccaaaagtattggcctctagggcttacaccaacatgtTGCACCTCTCACCGATCATGTTGCTGCCATCGAAGCTGTTCAGACATATGTCGCCAATCTGAGAGGCGAGTTGAGCACCCTACACATGGAATTCCATGACTTTATGGATGTTGTGATAGAGAACCTGGATCACATTTACCAGCACTTCTACTCGTTCGCTCCTCCTACCAGCAGTCGCTGTAATGGCTGATTTACTATAGAGTTACCGGTTTACTGactttcattttattttattttcatgttGGAATTTTATTGTTGTTTACTTTTATACAGTggaatttatttaattacttcatttccttttattttaatagACATATTATTTCATCTTTTCCCATCTACCCGATTCTTTTACTCGTCGAAATTGCGATTAAATTCCATTCCAATGTGTCATGTTTTTCTATTCCCATACACTATATTTATTGGTAAATTAAAAATTGCATGGtcaaagaaaaaaaaataaaagcaCACGCATGGGAAACCACACTGTatgtggcgcctgccacacacagttgtggcgcccatgtgagggttatggcgcccgccataaggCCCTAGTGGCGCCCGTCACACACACCAAAAGTGGCGCAGGCCACTACACAAGCCTGCACGCACAGGCTGTGTGTTTTGGTCCATTCAACTCACCTTTAATGAAATGTTCCTTGCATGCAGTCAATGCTTAAAGCCATTCAACCAATTTTCAAATCTCGTGGACCAAGGCATTGAATATGATTAATGCTatttacctaccaattaattTTCCAACCACCttcacctctatataaaccaCCCACATTACCTAAACAATTCACAACTCTCATTCACATATTTCTCTCCTCTCTTGCTCTATTCTCACTATATTACACAAGGGGTGAAAAATCCATTATGGCACAGATGAGGGAATACAAAATAGTGTTCAGAAACGGCGAGCCGAACGAATTACAAGAGGAGATGTACATGTCTCTAAGCGCCAGAAAGATCGAACCGACAAGGTATGCCGATGAACACTGTTTATATGCCTTAGGAATTCAAAATAGTGTTAACTATATGCTAGATATTTTAAACTTGCATTATTTTCTATCTCTCAAAGGACCCTGTCTATGCTCAACTAACATTAGAATTCCTAAGCTCATTAATCTTTAGTCCCACACCTAGCACAAACTGCTCCAGTGGGACTGTCCAGTTTCGCTTATTTAACGTTTAATATGCCCTTACATTTTCCCAATTAGCGGACCTGCTACATTTTCCCCATGGGGATGGTGTAGTAAGTGAGGTCCCAGATACTGAGGGTTGGCAACGCGCTTTCCAACCATTTTGGAGGGTAATAACCGGTACAGTAACCCATAGTTTTGAGGGAAACAGAGCCACTTTAATTCAAAAT from Lathyrus oleraceus cultivar Zhongwan6 chromosome 7, CAAS_Psat_ZW6_1.0, whole genome shotgun sequence encodes the following:
- the LOC127103756 gene encoding uncharacterized protein LOC127103756 — encoded protein: MDPNAKLWGEGSATDRRSTSGYCTYVWGNLVTWRSKKQGVVARSNAEAEFRAMSQDDVSDFPLEREIDLFINLVLGTSSMSMEPYRMYFSELSELKKQLEDLLEKKFVQPIISLWGALVLLVKKKDVRLICVQKIFKRLHLELDMFVVVFIDNILVYSKVDEYRAEYLRVMIQTLQEKKWETPKFVIEIINFMGLTGYYRRFIEGFPKLDFPLTQLTRKGQAYVWNVQCEESFQELNKKLTSVPVLILPSPSESFVVYCDASKMGLCGVLMHNSQVVVYASRQLKVRERNYSTHDLELASMVFMLKVWRHYLFGYRFEVFSDHKSLILLCEMTPNSVKLDMLKLNSGILEEIIEC